In one window of Arachis ipaensis cultivar K30076 chromosome B06, Araip1.1, whole genome shotgun sequence DNA:
- the LOC107646013 gene encoding transcription repressor MYB6, with the protein MGRHSCCYKQKLRKGLWSPEEDEKLLRHITKYGHGCWSSVPKQAGLQRCGKSCRLRWINYLRPDLKRGTFSQEEENLIIELHAVLGNRWSQIAAQLPGRTDNEIKNLWNSCLKKKLRQRGIDPVTHKPLSELSEEKSQIQEKALSNDNELNLLRSESSNKSDGASSYDHQQQQQQQQQQGFVPTSEMEGSSSTNKDIFLDTTTRFMANTCSDFMGNYNMSYASSSSNVTVTDNNWFTQTSRPSFDINSDFTSSSSFLPGSFCYKPESLKNTNMLSSSSSSWGLITDCSMEEAEEAKWSEYLHNQMLMLAAVQNNNNNNNNNNQASLCNEIKPLPSTTTVTTTPPPHLVPDTLGAIMLPHSKNQHHHTSQTSSTTTFSKDIQNLTAAFGHI; encoded by the exons ATGGGAAGACACTCTTGCTGTTACAAGCAGAAGCTTCGGAAGGGTCTATGGTCTCCTGAAGAGGATGAAAAGCTTCTGAGGCATATCACTAAGTACGGTCATGGATGTTGGAGCTCTGTTCCTAAGCAAGCAG GTTTGCAGAGGTGTGGTAAGAGTTGCAGGCTTAGGTGGATCAATTACTTAAGGCCTGATTTAAAGAGAGGTACATTTTCTCAGGAGGAAGAAAATCTCATCATTGAACTTCATGCTGTGTTAGGGAATAG ATGGTCTCAGATTGCGGCGCAGCTTCCGGGGAGGACAGACAATGAAATCAAGAATCTGTGGAATTCATGCTTGAAGAAGAAGCTGAGGCAAAGAGGCATAGACCCTGTTACACACAAGCCATTATCTGAATTGTCAGAGGAGAAGAGCCAGATACAAGAGAAAGCATTGTCCAATGATAATGAATTGAACTTGTTGAGATCAGAGAGTTCCAATAAGTCTGATGGAGCTTCTTCCTAtgatcatcaacaacaacaacaacaacaacaacaacaaggatTTGTTCCAACATCAGAGATGGAAGGTTCTTCTTCCACTAACAAGGACATTTTCCTTGACACTACAACAAGGTTCATGGCTAACACTTGCTCAGATTTTATGGGCAACTACAACATGAGTTATGCATCATCATCTTCCAATGTCACTGTCACCGACAACAATTGGTTCACACAAACATCAAGGCCTTCTTTTGATATCAACTCAGATTtcacctcatcatcatcattcctacCTGGTTCCTTTTGCTACAAGCCAGAATCTCTCAAGAACACCaacatgctttcttcttcttcttcttcatgggGATTGATCACAGATTGCAGCATGGAAGAAGCAGAAGAGGCAAAGTGGTCTGAGTATCTTCACAATCAAATGTTGATGCTTGCAGCTGttcagaacaacaacaacaacaacaacaacaacaaccaagcTTCTTTATGCAATGAGATAAAGCCTCTTCCTTCAACCACCACAGTAAcaacaacaccaccaccacaTTTGGTTCCTGATACTTTAGGGGCTATCATGTTACCTCATTCCAAGAATCAACATCACCATACATCACAAACTTCTTCTACCACCACCTTTTCCAAGGATATCCAGAACCTAACAGCAGCCTTTGGACATATATAA
- the LOC107646560 gene encoding uncharacterized protein LOC107646560 — translation MPDMQKGLIPAVQEMYPNANHRFCAMHIWQNFRKKWGDLQLKKCMWSCAKASTTQDFNAAMDKLKKINIGAWEYLDKISPKQWSRAHFSEYPKMDNYTNNNCEVFNAKVKKMRGKPIITMLEEVRCYVMRIMARNKKALIGYSGRLAPTQQSRLEREKRESNKWRPLPTGDDAGNVYEVQCLPMKVSVDLGKGTCSCRLWQLTGLPCRHACAALAYQNRRPEEYAHNWLTMGAYNAAYQTSMRPVPSQEFLEHVDTLPILPPRYRKPIGRPSMKRDKRNDAPKDKSDPHRTKRRIGTIVCKYCLQAGHNKRSCKKRKEAMGEGSAAPQVPASDEDEDMLAKMYYEETLEAAEAEAAATEVGNGSTAAQTSQPPPPMPHPAATQPHDTTTTGAAKKQHKRRSVKRPPPSAHTP, via the exons ATGCCGGACATGCAGAAG GGGTTAATTCCTGCAGTCCAAGAAATGTATCCAAACGCCAACCACAGGTTCTGTGCCATGCATATATGGCAAAACTTTCGCAAGAAATGGGGTGACTTGCAGCTGAAGAAGTGTATGTGGTCATGTGCTAAGGCCTCTACGACACAAGATTTCAATGCTGCAATGGATAAGCTGAAGAAGATCAACATAGGGGCTTGGGAATACTTGGACAAGATTAGTCCAAAACAGTGGAGTAGAGCACACTTTAGCGAGTATCCTAAGATGGACAACTACACCAATAATAACTGCGAGGTGTTTAATGCCAAGGTTAAAAAGATGCGGGGGAAGCCTATCATAACCATGTTGGAAGAAGTGAGGTGCTACGTCATGCGAATCATGGCAAGAAACAAAAAGGCATTGATTGGGTACAGTGGGAGGTTAGCCCCAACCCAACAAAGCAGAttagaaagagagaagagagagagcaaCAAATGGAGACCCCTTCCAACCGGAGATGACGCGGGAAATGTGTATGAAGTCCAATGTCTACCCATGAAGGTCAGTGTGGACTTGGGCAAAGGTACATGTAGTTGTAGACTGTGGCAGTTGACTGGGCTACCTTGTAGACATGCATGTGCTGCTTTAGCTTACCAGAATAGAAGACCTGAAGAGTATGCACATAACTGGCTAACTATGGGTGCTTATAATGCTGCATATCAGACTTCAATGCGCCCAGTTCCAAGCCAAGAGTTCTTGGAGCATGTTGACACCCTACCAATTCTGCCCCCCAGGTACAGAAAGCCAATTGGAAGACCTTCAATGAAAAGAGACAAAAGAAATGATGCCCCTAAGGACAAGAGTGATCCTCATAGAACTAAGAGGAGGATTGGCACCATCGTATGCAAATACTGCCTGCAG GCTGGTCATAACAAGCGAAGCTGTAAGAAGAGAAAGGAAGCAATGGGTGAAGGGAGTGCTGCCCCACAAGTCCCTGCaagtgatgaggatgaagacatgTTGGCTAAGATGTACTATGAGGAGACATTAGAGGCTGCCGAGGCTGAAGCAGCAGCAACTGAGGTGGGAAACGGTTCCACAGCAGCCCAGACTTCAcag CCTCCACCCCCGATGCCACATCCAGCAGCAACACAACCCCATGATACAACAACAACTGGAGCAGCCAAGAAACAACATAAAAGGAGAAGTGTCAAGCGACCACCCCCCTCTGCACATACCCCATAA